CGATCGTACAATGGAGCTCATTCCagtctttgaagactttggCACCAGCTCGATCTATTTGCTGGAGGCATTCATTTGAAGACGTTCTTTTTGGCTTGATGTCGGTTACTGACAAGGCGATTATGTTTATGTAGTGTATATGATCCAATGGAATACGGAAGCTTGAAATTTAATAATCCACTCAATGTAGGCGTTCACCTTTCATTTGAATTGGTTACTTCAAGTGAAAAAGATCTTTACATAGCCGGATGAATCCAGTAACCAcaaaactttgaagaaataaAAATATGCTAAGCAACCAGGGAAAAAGCGAAGAGCTATAGGGAAATGAATGAGCTGGTATAACTAATTTCGAGTCTAATaattttgatttcaatacACTAGAAACGTCTAATAATATCGTCGACAACCTGTTGGGTAGTGGAGTTTCCTCCCAAGTCTGGAGTCTTAATAGAGTCCTCGGCCAAGTTGGCATCAACCGCTTCGTAGATAGTCGCAGCCGCATCGGTATGTCCCATGAATTCCAACATTAAGGCAGTAGATCTGATGGTAGCAATTGGATTGGAAATACCCTTTCCTTCGATGTCTGGAGCCGATCCGTGACATGGCTCACCTATGGCGAAGTTTTCACCAACGTTGGCAGAAGGAACCACACCTAAAGATCCCACCAAAGCAGCGGCACCATCACTCAAGATGTCTCCGTATAAATTTGGAGCAACCACCACATCGAAGATTTCGGGTTCTCTGAACATTCTGTACACCATAGAATCCACAATCTGTTCCCTGTAGGCAATGGAGTCATACAAGCCGAGGTTGGCATCATACACCAGTCTACAGATTTCTCTGAAAAGACCATCTGATTGCGACAAAACGTTACTTTTATGGGTGACAGTCACAGAAGGAGATGTGTGCAATCCGGTGGCCGAAGACGCTTCTCTGATGGCCTGTCTCTTCAAAGCGATGTCGTAGGCCATTTTCGCGATCCGGGTGGTGGCTGTCTCGGTGATTCTCTTGATGGCCTCAGCAACTCTGGTACCGTCAGCAGCCTTGTATGTACGTTCTTCCTTAATGTACAAGTCTTCAGTATTTTCTCTGACGATTACCATATCGACTGGTCTGCCAATCCCTTCAACGCTCTTGACAGGACGAACGTTAGCGTAAAGAcccaacttctttctcAACGCAACAATAGGGGAAGAGTAACCTTCCACCTTGACAGAGGGAGAAGAGACGGCTCCAAAAAGAGCACCATCacattcttctttcaacactttGACGGTTTCATCGGGCAAAGCGGTTCCGGTTTTCTGGAATAATTCAAATCCAGCATCCAAATCGACAAAATCGAACTTCAAGCCAAGCTTAGAAGGTaagttttccaacaccGCTCTTCCGGCGGGGATGACTTCTCTTCCGATCCCGTCACCAGGAATCAACCCGATCTTGATGTTTTTCAACGAGGTGGAGCTAGTAGAAAAGGCACGAATGGTTTTGGAGAACATTGTTTGCAGTTTATCTGGGGAATGAAAAAGCGACGATTTTCCAGTCAATTTCGCGATCGGGtttggaaatttttcactaAGGACTTTGAGTCATACCTGATTCAAGTATATGACACTATCACCAAGCCGAAAATAAAGTGGCGATATAAACACACTTTTGTTATAAGGTATTGTAAAGGAGTAGATTGGTAGTTGTTTAGGGACAAATAGAGCTATTTTCCGCATTTAAATATGTACATTGTTGAACCtagtttttgttggtgtatATACAAGAAGTCATCATAAAATGCATTTACTCACCCTTGACAATTCCAACCTTGGCAGGTCTCAAGACTCGGGAGTTCAAGGTGTAACCTGGTTGTTGGACGTGGAAAACAGTACCTGGCTCCTTGTCTGGCTGAGGAATCTCAAATGCAGCCTCATGGGTGTTGGGGTCAAATGGTTCACCCATTGGATCGATTTTCTCTATACCGTGATTAGTCAAAGTCTTCTCAAAAACCGTCCGGGTCATTTGGACTCCATCGTATAAGTTTTTGACTTCGTCGTTGGTTTTTAAGGTGTCTTCCTTGACTGCATTCAAGGCCAAGCTGAAGTTGTCCAACGACACaatcaagtctttggcgAACTTCTGTAAGGCGAAATCTTTGGCCTTTTGCAcctctttcttggtggaCTCTTGTAAGTTTCTGAAGTCGGCCACGGCTCTGGCGTAGTGGTTTTTCATGTCAGCCAACTGCTTGTCCTTAGtggtcaacttggactGCAACTCAGCGACAATTGGGTCTTCATGAACTTCGGCTTTCACTTCGGCTTCGACTTCGGCTGCGGCTTCTGGTtgcttttcttcttgtggttcatttttggctttggtggagttgaaacGGGCGGCGAAGACTGGGGAGTAGTAAGGCCTGTAGCTTAAGGCGGTGGATACAGTGCTGCTGGTAGTCAAGACAGCGGCTCTGGTGGCGGTGGCCCTCGAGGCGAGAGGCACTAGTTTTTGGATTCTCTGCATTCTGCTAGACAAGTGACGGTGTTGAGTTCGGTGATGTTGCAAGCGCGAAAATTTTTATTTCCCTGTGACTGCAAAATGAGAGACAAAGCCAAATGGACTATCGTTAAATTCGTAGGCTACAATTCTTTCTAGTTAACTTACATTAATTGCCATACGTAAATATATTCATACTACCAAGTCAGAGGACCAAAGGTTTCTCCTGCAGCCAAAGGATGTCTAACAGCAGTTCCTTCGTAATCCGGAGTATTAATGACAGTGGTTCCCCACCAGTTGgggaagttggtggtggtcaaACTCAAGGTGAAGAAAACCATCAATAACGACCAAGCCAATCCAATGTCCAAGCCGGCCGACAACGAATAGTTGTACTTAGCCCACCAGTGAGTGTACTTACGCTTGATGTACCATCCAAAAAAGATACCAACCATACAGTAAGTGGAATAGTTGTATGGAGTTGCTGGAGGAATGTAACCAGTACCCGAGAAGAACACGGGCCAGTTAAGCCATCTGACGGGTGAGTTTGGCCACTTCTTTAAGATCAACCAGGAAATAATTGGGGCAACGAGACCAataatgaagaagaacaaaagcCCATAGTAGACGCTTCCGTGGGAAAATACCCGTTGTGGACCAATGGCACCCCAGATTATAGAAGCATTGAAAAACACTCTACCGTTTGGACAGGTATAGGAACTAGCCTGGGTGGGTGTACACAAGTCGGTGATGGACCCATAAGCCCATCTCAACACAGAAATCTGTACCAAAGAACCCCAAATCACACCGAAAAATTGCACGGAAAACACCAATCTTGGAGCCAACTTCATGTAATGGGCCAACTTCATGTCCTGAGCAAAAGTAACCGcctggttgttggtgatgtaACCAAAGGTCTTAAAGAACATCATGGCCAATGGCTTACCGGGGATCATGTAACCAATAATAAACTCAGTCACGACGTTAAGACCAACGGCAATGTTGGTCAAGGCGAAGATGATACCCACTGGAAGTAAAAACAAAAGGGCAATAAGCAAAGCTACTACCAAGGCCCAGACAGGCATTTCAGTGTTCCAGGCTCTGATGGTGGCAATGGAAAGACCAAAAAAGATAAGAAACACGATTCCGAACCACCAGTCAGGGACTTCCCGATAATTCTTCATTAATCTCATATGAACATCGGGCTTTTCCTTCTGCTTAAGctggttgatgatatccTTTCCGTGAAACAAAGCCGTGTGAACCAAGGTAGCAAGCATTGCTGCAAATGACAACCCGTACGAGATGGCAAAGGTTGTGGACAAAAACAAAGGCGAGTATTCCTTGTATTTGTCGGGCAAGAACGTCAAGGTGTCGGTATCAATAATTCTGCTCACATTATAAGAAACACCAGTGTTGTCGTAAGAGctagatgaagaaattggcaAGTACTGGGCGTACCAGACATTGGAGTAGTGAATGGCCGGGACCACAATCCAGAAGATCACCACGATCGAAGAGAAAATGGTAAGAATTGTTCCTACTGGAGGAATCAAAGGAGACCCGATGTAAGCAGATACCTGGTTCCAGTCAAAAGTGATTGGAATTAATCCCAAACCGGTGGATGTTCCAAACACCTGATTGACAATCACATTGTCTGGCTTGATCCACGTAGGGAAAGCAAAGTATGACAAGGCTGGGAAAATGTAACCGGGGATGAAGTACCAGAAGAACGAACAGGCGAACACGGTTCCAAAGAACGCCAATCTACTGATTTTCCAGCCGTTAGCAGGATAGTTTGCGTTGATATGCATGTTGGTCAAAAAGGTGGCCGAAACCAAGTTGGAGGGCCAGATCATCGAGGCCGGGTGTACCAACACTCTTCTAGCCAACCCTCCCATGGCAAACCCAATACACTGGGTGGACCAAATGGCCAAAAGGTCAAATCCCCAGCCAAAATCCTGACTGTAGAATTGGTTTTGAGCAAGCAAAATGTCGGTGGCATAAGCAgcaccacctccaaaagACACATTTGCCATAATGACAATCAAAGTATGTTCTTTAAGATTGAAAGGTCCAGGGTTTAAGGGCATTCCAAAGATATTAACGTTGGGTAGAAACCGGCCCCAGAGGTAACCAGCAGGCCACGCCAAAATGGAGGTAACAAATGTGGTGATGGAAATGGAAGGTGAATGCATCGAGAATAACAAGTTGATAGCAGATCCGATAGTGGACAAAATGAACCCTAAAGTCCACATCCGGATGGTATTTTGGGGCATCAGAGTATCATCAGTGGAGGGCACAGCCGCTCTAACTTCAGCGTATGGAGAATCATCTTCTACGTGAACACCTGCATACTCGTCGGCAATGAACTCTTTTTCCAAATTGGAGGTAATAGGGTCAAAATCTCTTGATTTTTCGGTGGTCAAAATGGGCACCGCTTGGGAGCCAGACTCGAAATCATCGGAGAATTGGTTAGTTTCAACGATCTCAGAATCTTTCTCAGATGAAAAGAATTTGGAGAATTTCGCCATTGTTTTTACCTGATAACCAAGATTAAAAAGATGGGGAAATGTGAGTTTTATATGCTTAATCGCTGATaacaaaagcttcttgagATCTACTTACTATTTGGCACGAGGCTCCCAGCATCATTCCCAAACAGGAAAGtatgatgatttgaaagGTAATCCTAAAATGTCATTGGTTAAAGTAAAGGAGCCGTACGTCCCCGATTTTAATGTTTTTGACGCCATATTGCCCTCTGTTATGTGGTCAAAGTACGATGCAGGCGTGCCGTTCAGCGGTGAGTGAAAACTATGGCCCAAGTGCCAGATGTCCCCGTCTACCAAGTTGCGTGAGTCTGAATTTCTGACACATTTTTATGACAGGCTTGTTTGACATGTGCATAAAAATATGTGACTTTTTGCTTGCTGTCTGACGATCCTTAAAATAATTGCGCTCGGTGGCTTTAAATACTGAAACACCAAGCTGCACCAAGTTACATTAGACCGCTCA
The window above is part of the Yamadazyma tenuis chromosome 4, complete sequence genome. Proteins encoded here:
- the LYS12 gene encoding homoisocitrate dehydrogenase (COG:E; EggNog:ENOG503NWJP); its protein translation is MFSKTIRAFSTSSTSLKNIKIGLIPGDGIGREVIPAGRAVLENLPSKLGLKFDFVDLDAGFELFQKTGTALPDETVKVLKEECDGALFGAVSSPSVKVEGYSSPIVALRKKLGLYANVRPVKSVEGIGRPVDMVIVRENTEDLYIKEERTYKAADGTRVAEAIKRITETATTRIAKMAYDIALKRQAIREASSATGLHTSPSVTVTHKSNVLSQSDGLFREICRSVYDANLGLYDSIAYREQIVDSMVYRMFREPEIFDVVVAPNLYGDILSDGAAALVGSLGVVPSANVGENFAIGEPCHGSAPDIEGKGISNPIATIRSTALMLEFMGHTDAAATIYEAVDANLAEDSIKTPDLGGNSTTQQVVDDIIRRF
- the mge1 gene encoding GrpE, mitochondrial (EggNog:ENOG503NZQR; BUSCO:EOG09264IDN; COG:O); translation: MQRIQKLVPLASRATATRAAVLTTSSTVSTALSYRPYYSPVFAARFNSTKAKNEPQEEKQPEAAAEVEAEVKAEVHEDPIVAELQSKLTTKDKQLADMKNHYARAVADFRNLQESTKKEVQKAKDFALQKFAKDLIVSLDNFSLALNAVKEDTLKTNDEVKNLYDGVQMTRTVFEKTLTNHGIEKIDPMGEPFDPNTHEAAFEIPQPDKEPGTVFHVQQPGYTLNSRVLRPAKVGIVKGE
- a CDS encoding uncharacterized protein (COG:T; EggNog:ENOG503NUA6) is translated as MAKFSKFFSSEKDSEIVETNQFSDDFESGSQAVPILTTEKSRDFDPITSNLEKEFIADEYAGVHVEDDSPYAEVRAAVPSTDDTSMPQNTIRMWTLGFILSTIGSAINLLFSMHSPSISITTFVTSILAWPAGYLWGRFLPNVNIFGMPLNPGPFNLKEHTLIVIMANVSFGGGAAYATDILLAQNQFYSQDFGWGFDLLAIWSTQCIGFAMGGLARRVLVHPASMIWPSNLVSATFLTNMHINANYPANGWKISRLAFFGTVFACSFFWYFIPGYIFPALSYFAFPTWIKPDNVIVNQVFGTSTGLGLIPITFDWNQVSAYIGSPLIPPVGTILTIFSSIVVIFWIVVPAIHYSNVWYAQYLPISSSSSYDNTGVSYNVSRIIDTDTLTFLPDKYKEYSPLFLSTTFAISYGLSFAAMLATLVHTALFHGKDIINQLKQKEKPDVHMRLMKNYREVPDWWFGIVFLIFFGLSIATIRAWNTEMPVWALVVALLIALLFLLPVGIIFALTNIAVGLNVVTEFIIGYMIPGKPLAMMFFKTFGYITNNQAVTFAQDMKLAHYMKLAPRLVFSVQFFGVIWGSLVQISVLRWAYGSITDLCTPTQASSYTCPNGRVFFNASIIWGAIGPQRVFSHGSVYYGLLFFFIIGLVAPIISWLILKKWPNSPVRWLNWPVFFSGTGYIPPATPYNYSTYCMVGIFFGWYIKRKYTHWWAKYNYSLSAGLDIGLAWSLLMVFFTLSLTTTNFPNWWGTTVINTPDYEGTAVRHPLAAGETFGPSTW